aaacttacaaAACTCCTCGGTACTCTtcttgccgatttgacccataTTCCGACAATAGATCGAAGAAGGCGAAATAGGCATTTCACCGTGGGTACGAGGTTGAAGGGCGGAGGCAGAGTAACGACGGGATGCAGGTACGCGTCCCAAACAACCGCCCTGTGAAATTTCCATTCTGTGTCTGCGTGTTCCTGCAACAAGAAAGAATGGTGGATTTATTCTAACCTTTTAATCTTTGTCATTCTCTTTGGTcgaaaagactctgctagggttgaaacgctacctccatggtcagaccattaactttttttgtatttttacaattaataggtctttttgtttggttagcagtttgcaacagctgattctattttctcatcttATTTAAAGATACCTCAGGCGAATTCCACAAAGATGACAGTAAAGTTAGTCTGATTTTGGATTTTGGACAAAACATAATATCGACTtgcaaggtagacattcactgcaCAAACCAACGGGagtgtccaatatccaatatcctAGATGTATTAGATAGACAATCACTGCATAAACCtacgtgaatgtccaatgtccaatgtccaatatcgaaaaacAACATCGTATTCTCCGTACAAACCGATATCCAATATCAAATTGACTTCACTATCATTCCGCCAAAGCATTTTTCGGCTGCACGTGTTCTTCTGTTTATGCAGCATATTTTAAGCCAACATGTCTTCCCAAGATTGGGGCGCTATTTTGTGCTCATGAGGTCGTTCAATGGGTTCTAATCTCGACTACACGTACCTCTACACTGTTGTAGCTGTTGGATAACATACCGATGAGGGCGTTCAGCAAAATAATAACCGCAACTACAATAAAACTGGCAAAGAGAAAAGTTCCCACGCCTTCTGCCACGTAGTTTCTGTTTGACAGTTCCAGAGTTCGTGGGGAGGTGTAGCCAAACAACGTCCAGTAAAGCGCCTGAAGTGTCCCGACGAAACTGTGTAACAATCGAACGAAGATTGGAGGAAGATCACACAATCAATAATACACTGCAAAACATTTAGCTCTTCCCCTTTCTATAAAATAACATGCTAATTACATTAAAGCATGCGTATACTACATTGGTTGTGCACTGTATAGAATCACAAACTGGTATGCGTCATGCCATCATTGGTcgcagaacaaaaaaaaggCGCAATGTTCCCTCAATTTTGCAAACTAGTTGCAATGTGCGCACGCGTGATATgaaattaacatttcaaatgtaTATTCGGTTGATTGAACAAATATAGCGCGCCACCAAGCGATTGATTCAAAGAATCTTTATTTTCtaacttttgtttgtattggtACGAAGCTCTCGGTAAAGACGTTTGTTTAATTTGCAAAATTTAGCTAGACTTGGTGAATTAAATTACATAATGGACAGGTAGACGACAGTGACGTTCCACAAGCGGCTTCGAAATAATGAATATTTGTTGTGCATTGTTtatgttggtgttgttgttgtggttgctACGCCACAGATACTAGAGTAAGGAAAGCCTTCAGCATAGGCTTGCCAGTGTAAGTGTTAGGTGTACCCCGTAAATTAAACACCTAATGCCCATTCAGCCTCGCCGATTGgtaaattttataacaaaaattacaagaaaGGAAGTTAAAACTTACGTTTCATAGACGACTTTATTGCTACAACTGTCCTCACTTCCACCATTACTGATGCAGATTAATTTCTCCGTGTGTCCCACTGATACGTAAACATACGTCATCCCAAGAGTAAAAGCCACCCACACGATAGAAAATACGGTCAGGAATTTCATGAAATCGCCTCCCATGCCTCCCAGGGATATCCGCAGTGGCCCAAGCGTCTCACTGACCATGAAGAGGTTGGTTAGTCTTAGTACGGACACCACCATAGCGACGCCATACAGAGCCTCGGATACCAGTACGGGATCGTAAGCAACCCTGGTAATATGCTCCTGGTAATGCTCAGGTACAACGTCCATAACCGACCGAGGAGTAGTCACTGGTAGTTCGTACGTGCAAGACAAGCCCAACAACGTCTGCATGATGGTGGAGTCTATTTCCCCTCGGAGTGACGTCGTCAACCTTTGCCCCATGGAGTCTAGCGACGACGACACATGGTCTTGAAGCTCGATGGTTTCTTTTAGCGTAAGGTAGGTAGAGttcgctgctgctgctgcacgGCGACTGCGCGCCTGGTCAACAACCACGTTTGGATTAATCTGTTTTCGAGAATAAAAAAACTCAGAGTAAAACACCAGTAACCAATATACCGCATCATAGTAGGCCATCCAGGCTAGTGTAAAGAATGGTCCCCTGTcactttatccgcaaggataaagacaggtacttgctttttAGAACAagtgatttcatttgatacaatgatttcattggataaacgagCAGTGACGTAGGCTTTCCAAATCTGTAGTTTGATCGGTAATTATACGGCCATAATAAGAATAGGTcattggggattcgaacccacattgcCCATTTATTTTACTTACCTGTACGTTCCAATCCCACTGTAGGCAGAAGATGGTGAGGTAAAGGCTCACAACAATGGCATCCTGAATCTTAGTGGAGCTTTCAATGAATCGGTTCCCTCCTCGTTTCCATATAAACTGAATGTGGAGCCAAAAGGTACCTGCATGTCGAGAAAGGTCACTATCCAACTATACTTTCTAATTCCAACTACTTTAATGATTAAAACGGCGTATAACCGTTTAGGCAGTTTGAACCATTGACTCGGAATCTTCAGttagaaaacatttatttgaacatacttgtgtaaaaaaaaaacagggtttCTCAcggcacaaaataataataaaacaaaaaataacaatgtttttttattttttttatttttttttaaaccaaactaTCACTACAACCTCTGGAATAGTTATTAGCTTTGAAAAAGCATAGTCAACAATGTAAATGAGGTATACACGCTGCCCCAATGATCTGCACACTGCAGTAACCAATGGCATACGTAATCTATTAACAGGGGAATCACTAACCGATGTTCCAAATGAAGATGGTTAGCCGCAGTGCCTCACTGAATTTAGGATCTGATGCTCGCGCTGTAACTCCAAGTGCAACGATCAGCCCGATGAATGCCAACAACGAGGCGAAGTTCAAGAGCATCATTACATACCTGTGGGTTAAAAACATCAACATGATGTAGCATTTAGAATTTTGATAGATGTAAGAATTGCAAAGTAAGTGGTGAACGGTCTCTTTTGATCAGCAGTTAATTGCCAGGGACATTCGGGGGAAAAGACCAGAGTGTCCAAGGAAGTCATTGTCATCTCACATTCATAAACATTCTTGAAACGACAATTTTAACGAATACTTTTAGTGCAAAGGATCATGAAGGTCACAGGCAACTTCTAGGTAAAGGCAAAATCTAGCAATAATGTAATATTTTACTCGGCTTATTCAGATAATTATTTTCACCTACAGATTATTTCCTTTTTACAGAgatttcaaataattttaataaattgGAAGCAACTGCCTGGGGAGCAACTACTTTTAGGAATTTAAACGAGAACCGAAACGAAGGTAATGACACCTGTAAGTCACataagaaattaatttttttacctaagattaaaaaaaacattgaaatgttGTATTGGCGCTGTCTTTTATAATTTGATTGAATACTCACGGAATGCGGACGAATTGAATGACCTGCTTCACTGGCAGTAGGATATACGCCAAACAAATCAACGGGGAACATGCTATCACTAGAAAGGCAGTGAGGAAACTATTGATGGCGCCCTTGTTATTCCATGACAGTAGATTCCGGTAGAAGTGGCAGATTAAAACCTTCTGCGTGTGCGGATGCGCTATAAACTAATCAGACCGGGAATGGAAAAGAACAGGcagaatgaaaaataaaaagaatttGAAAACTCTAGTGTCGCAATCGGGGTTATGTTTGGTGAAATGATTCTTATTGTGCAAAAAGTCACATCATCAATTCCTGTTTGTTATAGGTATTTTGTAGAGGCCCGGGGACATTttccaaaaattaaaaacaaatatacaagaACAGCTGCAACATTGAAAGCTATCGAACAATAAAACAGGTACCAACTATGTTTTGAACCACCTTGTGTGTCTCAAATAAATAGAACCCTTATAGTTAAACTTTGATGGTGTGTGGATATACGAAAAGACTTCAACAtggcaaaaacaaacacaatgagAGAGCACACTTACATCCTTCTGATGATACTTAATTGCCTCAGACACCTTAGCAAGAGGGTATTGTTTTCCTTCAGTCCTGTATGTGTCATCTTTATGATAGCGAAACAATGCCAAAACCTGCCGCGAAAAacacacaatgatttgtaatCTATCTTGCTATTCTCATTTTGTGAAAAAGAAATCTAAATAATAACACAAACTGGGATTTCGgtaaaaagagagaaaaaaaaaccgagaAGCCGGATGATTGAGTTGAGGTCGAGTTATTGTCTTTATTTTCTCATAAGTTTCCAGATTTAATTTTAACCTTATTTATTGCACTCACTGTTTTACTTGAATCGTTGCACCAACTCTTTAATTGGAAAAAAAGGTAACGTgaaaaaacacccccaaaaaacaaacaataaacgaAATTACACACACTTTAGACTCCCATTAGCTGACGGTTCAGAGTTGCCCGGAAGCTAAATGGTGACCTTATCGTCGCGAGGCTTTTCTCGGGTCTATTCTGATGAATTCCCGGTAGGGACCTTTGTTCCACTGTATAGAAACCCACACAATTGTTTGTATGCCACCTACCCACAAAATACTGAGACTTAAATGGTCATAAAAGACCTGTTATAAGTCAGAGACAGAGAAGAAAAGTGTACAGAACTGGACAACTTTCATTGTTTACTTTTCAAAGAACATTCCATATGAAGAAAGCTTGACACTAGATTGGCGTCAACGATAACAAAACCAAATCCAAAATTTATTAACAACGTTCAGCACAGTTAATACTTATAGAGTGTGTGTACCACGTTTTTCACCTGTGAGTTTCTACTGCGTGTATACATGGAGgtctaatcctacctccatggtgtatacTAACTGTGCGAAGAACATGAAAGACGCGAGACTGTGaattgttaaaacaattaatcatttaacaaaaaaaaattaagaaaaacacCTGCTCCCTTATATAAAAGTAATTTATAGTTCCCACCTTAAAAACTTAAGACTTTTACCTCATCCG
This Asterias amurensis chromosome 21, ASM3211899v1 DNA region includes the following protein-coding sequences:
- the LOC139953112 gene encoding short transient receptor potential channel 4-like; its protein translation is MENPLEERYPDEREAGTDHGSRVEEILCEIDEGDGFRLQEVLNRWKDEGLEVTSCRDRRGLSLYTTAIENGFLDVINALLKHDVPLGDALIRCVEENFNDASLVISRYLSTRPELCEVVINATSDNGDFHPAITPIILAAQKNNYEVVKVLVGLGATITEPKMSTGAEVTLTQALSTIHIYRALSQPAYMMSSTELDIFGYAFRMSKKLRDLGDAWEDFGAEFHSMADKVDQFVADLFGQSASTDEVLALFRYHKDDTYRTEGKQYPLAKVSEAIKYHQKDFIAHPHTQKVLICHFYRNLLSWNNKGAINSFLTAFLVIACSPLICLAYILLPVKQVIQFVRIPYVMMLLNFASLLAFIGLIVALGVTARASDPKFSEALRLTIFIWNIGTFWLHIQFIWKRGGNRFIESSTKIQDAIVVSLYLTIFCLQWDWNVQINPNVVVDQARSRRAAAAANSTYLTLKETIELQDHVSSSLDSMGQRLTTSLRGEIDSTIMQTLLGLSCTYELPVTTPRSVMDVVPEHYQEHITRVAYDPVLVSEALYGVAMVVSVLRLTNLFMVSETLGPLRISLGGMGGDFMKFLTVFSIVWVAFTLGMTYVYVSVGHTEKLICISNGGSEDSCSNKVVYETFVGTLQALYWTLFGYTSPRTLELSNRNYVAEGVGTFLFASFIVVAVIILLNALIGMLSNSYNSVEEHADTEWKFHRAVVWDAYLHPVVTLPPPFNLVPTVKCLFRLLRSIVGIWVKSARRVPRSFKCSQAKDELADYTRVIKLIGSRYIQHKLSSETDAVSPKDLTLLKNDILSVRYFIRNRIKNYNSSLHRTQDSCTGVGEKLEDLVPVDNRADGLNSDSTELKDRSEELREVIEALKIGIEHLARLQDQPQRRPPPAARPPAAVRPPAAARPPAAARPQAAAAEAEPFEETDVVRRITSMMESGNAWGQNPSLWSELSAAVSRADSRVGLSQPSE